From a single Paraburkholderia youngii genomic region:
- a CDS encoding acyl-CoA dehydrogenase family protein, with protein sequence MDFRVDPADMAFREEVRAFLKQHLPADMAFRGQQGFLAGDDDSQRWTRILHETRGWSVPHWPVADGGTGWSAMQRYIFEEECYLAGAPAQNQAGVSLVGPVICEFGNEEQKRRFLPPIQRGEVFWVQGFSEPGSGSDLASLRTTAVRDGDHYIVNGQKIWTSFGTSGQWNFVLVRTDTEAKPQKGISFLLLDMTSPGVTVRPIGSLDGCNHLAEVFYDNVRVPAENLIGEVNKGWGYTKFLLFNERAFLGAEAPALKRYLRKIRHYASREHVAGKPLIQDPTFAARLAQYELEVRAIDMAVQKILHQGIDERSGGMAIGSMLKVRGSELHQKLTEMLLEVIGDYGAVFYPDPNEERALRDSSFIGPEYAPGLAAEAFYRRACTIYGGTAEIQRNIIAKAMFDL encoded by the coding sequence ATGGATTTTCGCGTAGACCCTGCGGACATGGCGTTCCGTGAAGAAGTTCGGGCGTTTCTCAAGCAGCATCTGCCGGCGGATATGGCCTTTCGCGGGCAGCAGGGCTTTCTCGCAGGCGACGACGATTCGCAGCGCTGGACCCGCATTCTGCATGAGACGCGCGGATGGTCAGTGCCGCATTGGCCGGTTGCGGACGGCGGCACCGGCTGGAGCGCGATGCAGCGCTACATATTCGAAGAAGAGTGCTATCTGGCGGGCGCGCCGGCGCAGAATCAGGCGGGTGTGTCGCTAGTTGGCCCGGTGATTTGCGAGTTCGGCAATGAAGAGCAGAAGCGCCGCTTTCTGCCGCCGATTCAACGCGGGGAAGTGTTCTGGGTACAAGGCTTTTCGGAGCCGGGCTCGGGCTCCGATCTCGCGTCGTTGCGTACGACGGCGGTTCGCGATGGAGACCATTACATCGTCAACGGGCAGAAGATCTGGACCAGCTTTGGCACCTCTGGCCAATGGAATTTCGTGCTGGTGCGCACGGATACCGAAGCGAAGCCGCAAAAAGGCATTTCCTTTTTGCTGCTCGACATGACCTCGCCAGGTGTTACCGTGCGACCGATCGGCTCGCTCGACGGCTGCAACCACCTTGCCGAAGTGTTCTACGACAACGTGCGCGTGCCCGCCGAAAACCTGATCGGCGAAGTGAACAAGGGCTGGGGGTATACGAAATTTCTGCTCTTCAACGAGCGCGCGTTCCTCGGCGCCGAGGCCCCGGCGCTCAAGCGCTATCTGCGCAAGATCCGGCACTACGCGTCGCGCGAGCACGTGGCCGGCAAGCCGTTGATCCAGGACCCGACGTTTGCGGCGCGTCTTGCGCAGTATGAGCTGGAGGTTCGCGCGATAGACATGGCGGTGCAGAAGATCCTGCATCAAGGAATCGACGAGCGCAGCGGCGGAATGGCAATCGGCTCGATGCTAAAGGTGCGAGGCTCGGAGCTCCATCAGAAGCTGACCGAGATGCTGCTCGAGGTGATCGGCGACTACGGTGCCGTGTTCTATCCTGATCCGAACGAAGAGCGAGCGCTGCGCGACTCGTCGTTTATCGGGCCCGAGTACGCGCCGGGCCTCGCGGCAGAGGCTTTCTATCGACGTGCTTGCACGATCTATGGCGGGACGGCCGAAATTCAGCGAAACATCATCGCCAAGGCGATGTTCGACCTGTGA
- a CDS encoding AMP-binding protein, producing the protein MDAGTASHDALMDVPFRPIRLGSMDAIVERRPDGSVVYELKEPLEPYPVRLTERLEHWASVTPERALLARRTPDGKSWESLTYRQAFDGARALGQALLDRGLSPSRPLMILSDRSFEHALFALAALHVGVPYIPVTPAYSLLSQDFSKLRQLAAVCTPGLVLADDGAQYGRALREVFGDVECVVVGPLPEGRAGSRVADWLKTPVTADVEKAFNAVGPDTVGKIMFTSGTTGAPKGVIYPQRMLCSNRQQVAQVFAFLQDGPPDLVDWLPWHHTFGGTHNFGMVLYGGGTYYLDPGKPTPEEIGPTVQALREIAPVVYLNTPQGLASLIPHLKADEALRKKFFSKLALIYYGGASLPKHIWAQLDELAVRTIGQRVLIMSGIGGTEAGPTPMSAAWDPRREAIAGLPVPGVKVKVAPVDEKLEIRFFGDCVTPGYWKDPDRTAAAFDEEGYFRSGDAATFIDPQRLELGLRFDGRIAENFKLSTGTWVNVAELRLYALNVFGPYARDIVIAGHDREYLSALVFPDIEACRALCDDLHDPMPDVDQIINSRGVRAFFQAGLDKLAARAGGSSARIVRIVLESEQPTLDNGELSAKSAISQRNVLERRRGVVDELYRVPPTPRTLVGNAAPAADADRVQRTENAGS; encoded by the coding sequence ATGGATGCAGGTACGGCTTCGCACGATGCCCTGATGGATGTGCCGTTTCGCCCGATCCGCCTCGGCAGCATGGACGCGATCGTCGAGCGAAGGCCCGATGGAAGCGTGGTGTATGAACTGAAGGAACCACTCGAACCGTATCCCGTCCGCTTGACGGAGCGGCTCGAACACTGGGCGAGTGTCACACCCGAGCGTGCGCTGCTCGCGCGGCGGACGCCGGACGGCAAGTCATGGGAGTCCCTGACCTATCGGCAGGCGTTCGACGGTGCGCGTGCGCTGGGGCAGGCGTTGCTCGACCGAGGCTTGTCGCCGTCCCGTCCGTTGATGATTCTTTCGGATCGGAGCTTCGAACACGCGCTGTTCGCGCTCGCCGCATTGCACGTCGGGGTTCCCTATATTCCGGTGACGCCCGCATATTCGCTCTTGTCGCAGGACTTCTCGAAGCTCAGGCAACTCGCTGCCGTATGCACGCCCGGCCTCGTCTTAGCTGATGACGGCGCGCAATATGGCCGTGCGTTGCGCGAGGTGTTTGGCGACGTCGAATGTGTCGTCGTCGGTCCGTTGCCGGAGGGGCGTGCCGGTTCGCGTGTCGCCGACTGGCTGAAGACGCCGGTTACGGCCGACGTCGAAAAGGCGTTCAATGCGGTCGGCCCGGATACGGTGGGCAAGATCATGTTTACTTCGGGAACGACGGGCGCACCGAAAGGCGTCATCTACCCGCAACGCATGTTGTGCAGCAATCGACAGCAAGTCGCCCAGGTGTTCGCGTTTCTTCAGGATGGGCCACCGGATCTCGTCGACTGGCTGCCGTGGCATCACACCTTTGGCGGCACGCACAACTTCGGCATGGTGCTGTACGGCGGGGGTACGTACTACCTGGACCCAGGCAAGCCGACGCCGGAGGAAATTGGGCCGACGGTGCAGGCGTTGCGCGAAATCGCACCGGTCGTCTACCTCAATACGCCTCAAGGGCTGGCCTCGCTGATTCCGCATCTGAAGGCGGACGAGGCGCTGCGCAAAAAATTCTTCAGCAAGCTCGCGCTCATCTACTACGGCGGCGCTAGCCTGCCGAAGCACATCTGGGCGCAACTCGACGAGCTTGCGGTGCGAACCATCGGCCAGCGTGTTCTTATCATGTCGGGCATCGGCGGGACGGAAGCGGGTCCCACGCCAATGTCGGCAGCCTGGGATCCGCGACGCGAGGCGATTGCGGGCTTGCCCGTGCCCGGCGTCAAAGTGAAAGTGGCTCCGGTGGACGAGAAGCTGGAAATCCGCTTTTTCGGCGACTGTGTTACGCCCGGCTACTGGAAAGATCCCGACCGCACCGCCGCCGCGTTCGACGAGGAGGGCTATTTCCGCTCGGGTGACGCCGCAACCTTCATCGACCCGCAGCGTCTGGAACTTGGACTGCGTTTCGACGGACGCATCGCGGAGAACTTCAAGCTATCCACGGGTACATGGGTCAACGTCGCGGAGTTGCGACTGTACGCGCTGAACGTGTTTGGCCCGTATGCGCGCGACATCGTGATCGCCGGGCACGACCGCGAATACCTGAGCGCGCTTGTCTTCCCCGACATCGAAGCGTGCCGTGCGCTTTGCGACGACCTCCACGATCCGATGCCGGACGTCGACCAGATCATCAACAGCCGCGGTGTGCGCGCCTTCTTCCAGGCGGGGCTCGACAAGCTCGCCGCGCGTGCTGGAGGTAGCTCTGCCCGTATTGTCCGCATCGTGCTCGAAAGCGAGCAGCCGACGCTCGATAACGGCGAATTGAGCGCGAAGAGCGCAATCAGCCAACGCAATGTGCTCGAGCGGCGGCGTGGCGTCGTGGACGAACTGTATCGCGTGCCGCCCACGCCGCGCACCCTGGTCGGTAACGCTGCCCCGGCAGCGGATGCAGATCGAGTTCAACGTACTGAAAACGCCGGAAGCTAA
- the bktB gene encoding beta-ketothiolase BktB gives MSDEVVVTAAVRTAIGDFGGALSSVPPTTLGATVVRALLERTNLPGEDVGHVVFGNVIHTEPRDIYLARVAAMEGGVSAEAPALTLNRLCGSGLQAIISAAQAIAHGDTEIAIGAGAESMSRAAYVATGARWGSRMGDIRLIDMMVGALTDPFSACHMGVTAENVAKKYGITRDDQDSLAVESHRRAAQAIHDGNFREQIVPVALRTKKDEIAFDTDEHVRSGTTLADLAKLRPAFQKDGTVTPGNASGLNDGAAAVLLMARRTAEQRGLRPLARLVSWAHAGVDPQFMGIGPVPATRKALQRAGLTVADLDVIEANEAFAAQACAVAKQLEFDSAKVNPNGSGISLGHPIGATGAVIAVKAIHELHRCGGRYALVTMCIGGGQGIAAIFERI, from the coding sequence ATGTCGGATGAGGTCGTCGTCACCGCTGCCGTTCGCACCGCTATTGGAGATTTCGGTGGCGCGCTATCGAGCGTTCCGCCCACGACGCTCGGCGCAACCGTCGTTCGCGCGCTGCTCGAGCGTACGAATCTGCCGGGTGAAGATGTGGGTCATGTAGTGTTCGGCAACGTGATCCATACCGAGCCTCGCGACATCTATCTCGCGCGCGTCGCCGCGATGGAAGGCGGCGTCAGCGCCGAAGCACCGGCGCTGACGCTCAACAGGCTGTGCGGCTCCGGCCTCCAGGCAATCATCTCCGCCGCCCAGGCCATCGCGCACGGCGACACCGAAATTGCCATCGGCGCAGGTGCGGAAAGCATGTCGCGCGCAGCCTACGTGGCCACCGGCGCGCGTTGGGGTTCGCGCATGGGCGACATCCGTCTGATCGACATGATGGTCGGCGCGTTGACTGATCCCTTCAGCGCTTGCCATATGGGCGTAACCGCAGAGAACGTCGCGAAGAAGTACGGCATCACGCGCGACGACCAGGACTCGCTCGCCGTCGAATCGCACCGGCGCGCTGCGCAAGCCATTCACGACGGCAACTTCCGCGAGCAGATCGTGCCGGTCGCCTTGCGTACGAAAAAAGACGAAATCGCTTTCGATACCGATGAGCATGTGCGGTCGGGCACGACCCTCGCCGATCTCGCCAAATTGCGCCCGGCGTTCCAGAAAGACGGTACGGTCACGCCCGGCAATGCGTCCGGTCTCAATGACGGCGCCGCAGCTGTCCTGCTGATGGCCCGCCGCACCGCCGAACAACGTGGCCTTCGTCCTCTTGCGCGACTGGTCTCCTGGGCTCACGCGGGCGTCGACCCGCAATTCATGGGCATTGGTCCGGTGCCTGCCACACGGAAGGCGCTGCAGCGCGCGGGTTTGACCGTCGCCGACCTCGATGTGATCGAAGCGAACGAGGCTTTCGCCGCGCAAGCTTGCGCGGTGGCGAAGCAACTGGAATTCGACAGCGCGAAGGTCAACCCGAACGGATCGGGTATTTCGCTCGGTCATCCGATTGGCGCGACCGGCGCCGTCATTGCGGTCAAAGCCATTCACGAGTTGCATCGTTGCGGCGGCCGCTATGCGCTCGTGACGATGTGCATCGGCGGGGGCCAAGGCATCGCGGCCATCTTCGAGCGCATTTAA
- a CDS encoding MBL fold metallo-hydrolase, with translation MVRPEQLLHAQRQPVAPRPAATMLLVRDALYEGSPTIEVLMTRRSAQASFAPGAFVFPGGAIDSSDARIAGSARRRATQDDTQAVQAVAAIRETFEELGVLLAWRHDGVLVDDHDIAKLERATAIEDHCSQHGLTLAADCVYPFAHWITDRDLPRRFDVQFFVARMPVDQTAVADGAEQFEPLWVRPDEALARNAAGDFAMIFPTVRTLERLRSFDSVDALLAACRAEKSLWSSCPRGGMKAGSVMRCMEGDTPYGELRLVCPDGQVLHCLDWRSTDAIPLLRNVMRLTATNGGLMTGPGTNSYIVGTAATGFIVVDPGPGDLAHLQRIFSATGGDIRMIVCTHSHVDHAPGARPLQSMCPHKPPILGVPSGPAAKASNHFAPDRELLDGEVLTLAHDGETHRLLVVSTPGHASNHVCLVLLEDGLLFSGDHILNGSTTIIDPPDGNMTAYLASLDRLDAICTEREIEFILPAHGYVLDRARDQIARLKAHRFAREAKIADAVKALPSGSIDDWLRLAYTDVPERLWSAASRSLLAHLERLDEHRHLISHACLRS, from the coding sequence GTGGTACGTCCCGAACAACTGCTTCACGCACAACGACAGCCGGTGGCGCCACGCCCCGCTGCGACGATGCTCCTGGTCCGCGACGCGCTGTACGAAGGTTCGCCAACCATCGAAGTGCTGATGACACGACGGTCGGCGCAGGCGAGCTTCGCGCCGGGCGCGTTCGTCTTTCCCGGCGGAGCGATCGACTCCTCCGATGCACGAATCGCCGGCAGCGCACGACGGCGCGCCACGCAAGACGATACGCAGGCGGTTCAGGCCGTGGCTGCCATTCGGGAAACATTCGAAGAACTCGGCGTGCTACTGGCATGGCGACACGACGGTGTGCTCGTCGACGACCACGATATTGCGAAGCTCGAGCGGGCAACAGCGATCGAGGACCATTGCTCGCAGCATGGGCTCACGCTCGCTGCGGATTGCGTTTATCCGTTTGCTCATTGGATCACCGACCGTGATCTGCCGCGGCGCTTTGACGTCCAGTTTTTCGTGGCGCGCATGCCGGTCGATCAAACCGCGGTCGCGGACGGCGCCGAGCAGTTCGAACCTTTGTGGGTCCGTCCCGACGAGGCGCTGGCACGCAATGCCGCTGGCGACTTCGCGATGATCTTCCCAACGGTGCGCACCCTCGAGCGCCTTCGCTCGTTCGACTCGGTTGATGCACTGCTCGCCGCGTGTAGGGCGGAAAAGTCCCTCTGGAGCAGTTGTCCGCGTGGTGGGATGAAAGCAGGCAGTGTCATGCGGTGCATGGAAGGCGATACCCCATACGGCGAACTGCGCCTCGTGTGCCCCGATGGCCAGGTGCTCCACTGTCTCGATTGGCGATCCACAGACGCGATCCCACTCCTGCGAAACGTGATGCGATTGACCGCGACGAACGGCGGATTGATGACCGGTCCAGGCACGAATAGCTACATCGTCGGCACGGCGGCGACTGGCTTCATCGTCGTCGATCCGGGACCAGGCGACCTGGCGCACCTTCAACGCATCTTCTCGGCAACGGGCGGCGACATTCGCATGATCGTCTGCACGCACTCCCACGTGGACCATGCGCCCGGAGCGAGGCCGCTGCAGTCCATGTGCCCGCACAAGCCACCCATCCTCGGCGTGCCGTCCGGACCTGCCGCCAAGGCAAGCAATCACTTCGCCCCCGACCGTGAATTGCTCGACGGCGAGGTGCTCACGCTTGCGCATGACGGAGAGACGCATCGATTGCTCGTGGTCTCGACGCCGGGGCACGCAAGCAACCACGTGTGCCTGGTCCTTCTGGAGGACGGACTGCTATTCAGCGGCGATCACATTCTGAATGGCAGCACGACCATCATCGATCCTCCGGACGGCAATATGACGGCGTACCTTGCGTCACTAGACCGACTCGACGCGATCTGTACCGAACGTGAGATCGAATTTATTCTCCCCGCACACGGGTACGTGCTCGACCGGGCGCGTGACCAGATCGCGCGCCTCAAGGCACACCGGTTCGCCCGGGAAGCCAAGATCGCCGACGCGGTCAAGGCGCTGCCGAGTGGTTCGATTGACGATTGGCTGCGGCTTGCTTACACCGATGTTCCCGAAAGACTGTGGTCAGCCGCTTCCCGGTCGCTGCTGGCTCATCTCGAACGGCTCGACGAACACCGTCATCTGATCTCGCACGCGTGCTTGCGCTCGTAA
- a CDS encoding NAD(P)H-dependent flavin oxidoreductase: protein MKTRITQLLGIRYPIVQGGMMWVGRAELAAAVSNAGALGTITALTQPTPEALRNEIARVRSMTDQPFAVNLTILPTIKPVPYAEYAQAVVESGVQIVETAGRNPESYMPSFKAAGIKVIHKCTSVRHALKAEALGCDAVSVDGFECAGHPGEDDVPNLVLLPAAAAKLRIPMIASGGIADARGMVAALALGADGINMGTRFMATREAPIHENVKRKLVEHDERNTALIFRTLKNTSRIFRNSVAERVLELEHKEGATFADLKPLVSGERGKRMYETGDTEDGTFPAGLAIGLIEDIPTCAELVNRMVAEARALIHDRLTALVAES from the coding sequence ATGAAAACGCGCATTACACAGTTGCTTGGGATTCGATACCCGATTGTTCAAGGGGGCATGATGTGGGTGGGCCGCGCGGAATTGGCCGCTGCTGTCTCGAACGCCGGTGCGCTCGGAACCATCACCGCTCTCACTCAGCCCACACCGGAGGCATTGCGCAACGAGATAGCTCGCGTTCGCTCGATGACGGATCAGCCATTCGCCGTGAACCTGACAATCCTGCCGACGATCAAGCCGGTGCCGTACGCCGAGTACGCGCAAGCGGTCGTGGAGAGCGGTGTGCAGATCGTCGAGACGGCGGGACGCAATCCCGAGTCATATATGCCGTCATTCAAGGCTGCGGGGATCAAGGTGATCCACAAGTGCACGTCGGTGCGTCACGCGCTGAAAGCCGAGGCGTTGGGGTGCGACGCCGTGAGCGTGGACGGATTCGAATGCGCCGGCCATCCCGGTGAGGACGACGTGCCGAATCTGGTCCTGTTGCCGGCCGCGGCCGCGAAGCTGCGCATCCCGATGATTGCCTCGGGTGGCATCGCCGATGCGCGCGGCATGGTCGCCGCACTCGCGCTCGGCGCGGATGGGATCAACATGGGAACGCGTTTCATGGCAACGCGGGAGGCGCCTATTCACGAGAACGTCAAGCGCAAGCTCGTAGAGCATGATGAGCGCAATACGGCATTGATCTTCCGCACGCTGAAGAACACGTCGCGTATCTTCAGGAATTCGGTAGCGGAGCGAGTGCTGGAACTGGAGCATAAAGAGGGTGCGACGTTTGCGGATCTCAAGCCGCTCGTCAGCGGGGAGCGCGGCAAGCGTATGTACGAGACGGGCGATACGGAAGATGGAACGTTCCCGGCCGGTCTGGCAATCGGGCTTATCGAAGATATTCCCACTTGTGCGGAACTCGTGAATCGGATGGTGGCTGAGGCGCGCGCACTCATTCATGACCGGCTGACCGCGCTCGTAGCAGAGAGCTGA
- the folE gene encoding GTP cyclohydrolase I FolE: protein MNKRDNEISAEEASVLPTLDQAEEAVRTLIRWAGDNPEREGLIQTPARVARAYREFFSGYESDPMQILATTFSEVDGYDEMVVLKDIRFESYCEHHMVPIIGRAHVAYLPEHRVVGISKLARLVDVYAKRLQIQEKMTVQIADALNTVLQPKGVAVILEAAHQCMSTRGVHKPGASLVTSRMLGAFRDDPSTRREFLSIVGHGANTPLPNS, encoded by the coding sequence ATGAACAAGCGAGACAACGAGATTAGCGCTGAGGAAGCGTCGGTTCTCCCGACCCTGGATCAAGCGGAAGAAGCCGTGCGTACGCTCATCCGATGGGCAGGCGACAACCCCGAAAGGGAAGGCCTCATTCAAACACCCGCACGCGTCGCGCGCGCATACCGCGAGTTCTTCTCGGGCTACGAATCCGATCCAATGCAGATCCTGGCAACCACGTTTTCCGAGGTGGATGGCTATGACGAGATGGTGGTGCTAAAGGACATTCGCTTCGAAAGCTACTGCGAACATCATATGGTACCCATCATCGGACGCGCGCACGTTGCCTACTTGCCCGAGCATCGCGTGGTCGGCATTTCCAAACTCGCGCGCCTCGTAGATGTCTATGCCAAGCGTCTGCAGATCCAGGAGAAGATGACCGTTCAGATCGCCGACGCGTTGAACACCGTGCTGCAACCCAAGGGGGTCGCCGTCATTCTCGAAGCCGCACATCAGTGCATGAGCACGCGGGGCGTGCATAAGCCGGGCGCGTCGCTGGTGACGAGTCGAATGCTGGGCGCATTCCGCGACGATCCTTCCACGCGCCGCGAGTTTCTCTCGATTGTCGGTCACGGTGCGAATACTCCATTACCCAATAGCTAA
- a CDS encoding nuclear transport factor 2 family protein, giving the protein MNEDLNARVEALLDKQDILECVHRYCRGVDRMDRELTLSAYHPGAIDDHGAFVGNAEEFVDWAFGYHTEHQLSHHHMVFNHSVELQGNEAHAETYWLFFGENRVKPDTLAVGRYIDRFEKRDGVWAIAARVCISEAINELTPAEVPAAWREILMSNGVSSRNREDVSYERPLTTRQPAEV; this is encoded by the coding sequence ATGAATGAAGACTTGAACGCACGCGTGGAAGCGCTGTTGGACAAGCAGGACATACTCGAATGCGTGCACCGGTATTGTCGCGGGGTCGACCGCATGGACCGTGAGTTGACGCTGTCGGCATACCATCCGGGCGCCATCGATGATCACGGCGCATTCGTTGGAAATGCAGAGGAATTCGTCGACTGGGCTTTTGGATACCATACCGAGCATCAGTTGTCGCACCACCATATGGTGTTCAATCACAGCGTCGAATTGCAGGGCAATGAGGCACACGCGGAAACGTACTGGCTTTTCTTCGGAGAAAATCGCGTCAAGCCGGACACGCTGGCGGTGGGGCGCTATATCGACCGCTTCGAGAAGCGTGATGGTGTGTGGGCGATCGCGGCTCGTGTCTGCATCTCTGAAGCTATCAACGAACTCACGCCTGCAGAAGTACCTGCGGCATGGCGTGAAATCCTGATGAGCAACGGCGTTAGTTCAAGAAATCGTGAAGACGTTTCTTATGAACGGCCTCTAACGACGCGTCAACCCGCCGAGGTCTGA
- a CDS encoding SDR family NAD(P)-dependent oxidoreductase produces the protein MSTNVASLFNLDQKVAVVTGAGSGIGRETALLLASAGAAVVAADLNEEAAQQTVKQIESASGKAIAVKVDIGNEASILAMYETVQAKLGRLDILVNNAGIYPKTQFVETSAEKWDKVLGVNLRGTFLCMREAIKRMQGAKNGGSIINISSVASLQPVIFDNGDYGASKAGVNNLTKVAALEFAPHGIRVNAVLPGGVATEGAAASTKVHQAHGPITQPGRMPLGRIGVASDIARAVLFFASPASDYVTGQLLAVDGGFQVS, from the coding sequence GTGAGCACGAATGTGGCGAGTCTATTCAATCTCGATCAGAAAGTAGCGGTGGTGACAGGGGCAGGTTCGGGCATCGGACGTGAGACGGCCCTGCTGCTTGCGTCGGCCGGCGCGGCAGTGGTCGCGGCGGATCTGAACGAGGAAGCGGCGCAGCAGACGGTCAAACAAATCGAAAGCGCGTCAGGCAAGGCTATCGCGGTCAAAGTGGACATCGGCAATGAAGCGTCGATTCTCGCGATGTACGAAACCGTGCAGGCGAAGCTCGGGCGCCTCGATATTCTCGTCAACAACGCGGGTATCTATCCGAAGACGCAATTCGTCGAGACGTCGGCCGAGAAGTGGGACAAGGTGCTAGGCGTCAACCTGCGCGGCACCTTCCTGTGCATGCGCGAAGCGATCAAGCGGATGCAGGGTGCCAAAAACGGCGGTTCGATCATCAATATTTCGTCGGTGGCTTCGCTGCAGCCGGTGATTTTCGACAACGGCGACTACGGCGCATCGAAGGCGGGTGTCAACAACCTCACCAAGGTCGCAGCTCTCGAATTCGCACCACATGGAATTCGCGTGAACGCAGTGCTGCCCGGCGGCGTGGCAACGGAGGGCGCGGCCGCATCGACGAAGGTTCATCAGGCCCACGGGCCCATTACGCAGCCTGGCCGCATGCCGCTGGGCCGCATCGGTGTCGCCTCCGATATCGCGAGGGCTGTGCTGTTCTTCGCGTCGCCGGCATCGGACTATGTCACCGGACAGCTTCTCGCTGTCGACGGCGGCTTCCAGGTCTCCTGA
- a CDS encoding LysR family transcriptional regulator yields MELRHLRHFVAVAETQHFGRAAARLGMAQPPLSQSIMRLEEQLGIKLLERTPRGVSLTPAGAALLAEAKPLIAQAELAERRVRQAADELASLSVAFVPMCAVRIMPLAIQGLRKQWPGVDVRLIERGSALTVASVKNGSIDLGVVVTSAADVSGLESVVIERLRVVAAVPAKWPVATQRSIRIADLARYPLIMFPQQMSQPLFAAFEAARREAGLSPRVTQQARHPYTMLNLVAHELGVGLMLDSARYLPVEGVAYIDIEDVPASGETEVSLVWADRPHKPYHRSMLDIMREIASSTAT; encoded by the coding sequence ATGGAATTGCGGCATCTCAGACATTTCGTTGCGGTTGCGGAGACCCAGCACTTTGGCCGTGCGGCTGCGCGACTGGGCATGGCGCAGCCGCCGCTCAGCCAGTCGATCATGCGGCTGGAGGAGCAGCTTGGTATCAAACTGCTCGAACGCACACCGCGAGGCGTTTCGCTCACGCCCGCCGGAGCCGCGTTGCTCGCGGAAGCGAAGCCACTGATCGCGCAAGCCGAGCTGGCCGAGCGGCGCGTGCGGCAAGCCGCCGACGAACTGGCGAGTTTGAGCGTTGCGTTCGTGCCGATGTGCGCGGTTCGAATCATGCCGCTAGCCATTCAGGGCCTCCGCAAGCAATGGCCCGGTGTCGACGTCCGGTTGATCGAGCGCGGCAGTGCTTTGACCGTCGCCAGCGTGAAAAACGGCAGCATTGACCTGGGCGTGGTGGTCACCAGCGCCGCGGACGTCTCGGGTTTGGAAAGCGTGGTCATCGAGCGCCTGCGTGTGGTCGCCGCGGTTCCGGCGAAGTGGCCGGTGGCGACGCAGCGTTCGATTCGCATCGCGGATCTCGCGCGATATCCGCTCATCATGTTCCCTCAGCAGATGTCGCAGCCGCTCTTCGCCGCGTTCGAGGCAGCGCGCCGCGAGGCGGGGCTGTCGCCGCGCGTAACCCAGCAAGCGCGCCATCCTTATACGATGCTCAATCTCGTGGCTCACGAACTGGGTGTCGGCCTGATGCTGGACTCGGCGCGGTACTTGCCCGTGGAGGGGGTCGCCTACATCGACATCGAGGATGTTCCAGCTTCGGGCGAAACCGAAGTGTCGCTGGTGTGGGCGGATAGGCCTCACAAGCCCTACCATCGTTCGATGCTCGACATCATGCGTGAAATCGCGTCGTCGACTGCTACGTGA